Within Mongoliitalea daihaiensis, the genomic segment TCCCTTAGCAATGAATTACAGTATTAAACTGAATGAGTTTCGTACTAACTTTAGGGAATTAAGTTTGTTTGATCCTAGTCTTCGCAAAGAAGATTGGTACAGAGAAGTTAGCGGGAAAGTACTTTCTCTCAAAGGAACAGTTGCAGGAAATGAGCAAAGAGTAAAGGTAAATGGTCTCAGTGCATCTTATAATCGGGATTTGAGATTTGCCATGAAATCGGGGGAGTTTTCAAATTACCTTGATGTGGAAAAGCTATCCTTGGCGCTAAGCGAATCAAAACTGACTGGTACCAAAGCCGCTATCGCTGGGTTTTTGACTGAAGATACAGAAGCATACGTTCCAGAAACTTATGCGTTGACAGTGCAAGGAAAAGGAAGTAGTAAGGATTTTGAAGGAAAAGTTGAATTTAGTAGTTCATTAGGGGATGCATCTGCCAGTTTAGTTCTGAGTGATAAAGATGCATGGATTGTTAGTACAGAACTTCAACTACTCGAAATTCAGGTGGGACAAATGCTTGATTTGCCTGCTTTGGAGCCAATTAGTTTGCAAATGGTTTTGGATGCAGAAGTAAATGACCTTTATGAATCCTTTGCAACGGTAAGTTTGGGATTTGAAAAGCTTACTTGGGATGGCATTGATTTTTCTGACTTGGAAATTTTAGCTTCAATGGAACAACAGGATGCTGTCATCACGGTCAGTCATTCTGCCGATTTTTTGAATATGGATTTACAATTAAAGGCAAAAGTAGATACGCTCAAGCCCGAAATTCAACTGCTTCTGGATCTAAAAAATCTAAACGCACAATACCTTGGTTTGACCAAACAAGCGGTGATTACCAGTTTGAAATCTACTGGCAATTTTGTCTTAGATGGGTCTGATTTCGAAGGAGATTTGATGATTTCTGATGCATTTATGCGGATCCAAGGGCAGCGCAGCATTCCCATGGGTGATATTCAGTTACTAGTTGCTCAAGCAGAAACTAAGAGTTCATTCAAATTGATCAGTGATTTTTTAAATGGAGAATTCGTAGGGAACCGTGATTTTGCTATGATTGCGTCCGCCTTGACAGCTTATATGGAAGATCAGTTGGCTGTTGAGAAACTAGATAAGGATCAAATAGAAGATGTTAAAGCGAAAGCAAACTTCACCTTTCAATCTACACCATTTATTGATCAACTGCTGATAGCCAATGTAGATCGCATAGATTCTATCAGGATTGATTTTGATTTTGAAGCACAAGCTGCTCGGTTGAATGCACAAATGCAAGTTCCATTTATTCAATATGGGGGCTTAGGTGTAGATAGTTTATTAGTAACTCTAGCAGGTAAAAGAGAAGAATTGAACTTGGTATTGAGTTTTGAATCCTTAGAAACAGGTCCTGTGGCTATGGATGAAACCAAGTTTTCTGCAAGATTGAAAGACCAAGAGATCTTTACTCAATTCCAATCGAGCCAAGATGAAGACTTCATTATCTTTGTCAAGTCCCATATTTTTTGGGAAGGGGATACCTTGATTTATAAAATGATGCCGGAGAATTTTACGCTTAACAAACGAGCGTGGGAGATTCCCGAGACTAATGCTATCCGGTATGCAGAGGGGTTTTTGGCATTTGAGAGTTTTGATTTGACCAGAACCAATCAACGGTTTTCTATAACCAACCAACTCGAGGGAATAGAGGAAGATCACTTGGCTTTGGTTGTGGATAATTTTGATGTGAACACCATCACTTCTTTCCTTAATCCAGATGAACCATTCCTCAAAGGAAGAGCAAATGGAAGTATTGTGATTGAGAGACCTCTGGAGGATATTGGCCTTTTGGCCGACTTTTCAATAAAGGATTTAGTCGCCCTTGATATTCCTTTAGGGACCTTGAGTTTGGATGCCGATTCTCAAAATCTTAAGGAGTATGAGTTTGGCTTGCGCATAAAGGATGGTCTTATTGATGCAGCCATAGATGGTCAGTTACGATCAGATGATCTAGCATCTTTGTTAAGCTTAAAAGTAGACATACAATCCATAGATCTTAAATTGATGGAAATCCTGTCAGATGGTGAGTTATCCGCTGCTACGGGGAAGTTATCGGGACAATTGAAAGCATCAGGTTCAACCGATGATTTAGACTACACGGGTTTTTTAAAATTGGATCAAGCCCGTTTTACAGTTAGTTCTATCAATGCTGAGTTTGCTTTTCCTGATGAGCAGGTTGATATTACCAGAAATTTTTTGGAGTTTAAAGACTTCACCATGAAGGATGCATTGGGAAGCAATTTTTTGGTAAATGGGAAAGTTTTTACAGAAGATTACTCTAACGTAGGCTTTGATTTGACATTGAATACCAAAGGTTTTCAGTTGTTGAATTCCACAAGAGCGGATAATGATTTATTTTTTGGAAAAGCCAATATTGATTTGGATATGAAGGTGACAGGCCCACTTAGTCTACCGAAAATGGATGTCATATTTGCTTTGAACAGAGGTTCAGAAATTACCTTTATTGTTCCAGAAGATCAATTGGATATGCAAGAAAGGGACGGTGTGGTGCTGATGGTCAACCGAAAAGATCCTTATGACATATATTATCAACGGGAACTTGATTTGTATACCCAAGGAGCTCAAGGTTTTGATGTACGCGCCAATATAAAAGTTGATCCAAACTTCGTATTCAATTTAATAGTCGATGAACGGACCGGAGATAATTTAAAGTTGCAGGGAGAGGCCGA encodes:
- a CDS encoding translocation/assembly module TamB domain-containing protein, coding for MKILGGILAFLVLFIGLTLLFIRSPWGQEIITSKAVDYLSKKTGAEISIGRLFITFSGDLYLEDLYVSDVKGDTLLYSGSLETGIAIRPLIQSGEITVTRLEWERLVARVSRSDDSDTFNFDFLIEPFVGESNQEEVSPLLEEDTPTDFPEINLPIVSIKDIDVVYNDQWLGINASIQWDVFRLDAQTVDLNQMNFDLNEVLLREATIRYIQSKPFEPASEETEEASASLPLIALQNGTLNNVALFYESIPDGILANVNIGDFKLQLPEADLESQNVLVKLISLENSTIDLVLKTTEESSSTTSDSSAEFEWPDWNVHMHYLGFSNLDITYSFNEQLPRPGYFNPDAIAITDFNMEARTLSFKPGKVVLKLDDVRFQESSGFQLKKFGMDMLLTDQKLDISTIAIETGESKLNSAIDLSFSSITDWIVNPLAMNYSIKLNEFRTNFRELSLFDPSLRKEDWYREVSGKVLSLKGTVAGNEQRVKVNGLSASYNRDLRFAMKSGEFSNYLDVEKLSLALSESKLTGTKAAIAGFLTEDTEAYVPETYALTVQGKGSSKDFEGKVEFSSSLGDASASLVLSDKDAWIVSTELQLLEIQVGQMLDLPALEPISLQMVLDAEVNDLYESFATVSLGFEKLTWDGIDFSDLEILASMEQQDAVITVSHSADFLNMDLQLKAKVDTLKPEIQLLLDLKNLNAQYLGLTKQAVITSLKSTGNFVLDGSDFEGDLMISDAFMRIQGQRSIPMGDIQLLVAQAETKSSFKLISDFLNGEFVGNRDFAMIASALTAYMEDQLAVEKLDKDQIEDVKAKANFTFQSTPFIDQLLIANVDRIDSIRIDFDFEAQAARLNAQMQVPFIQYGGLGVDSLLVTLAGKREELNLVLSFESLETGPVAMDETKFSARLKDQEIFTQFQSSQDEDFIIFVKSHIFWEGDTLIYKMMPENFTLNKRAWEIPETNAIRYAEGFLAFESFDLTRTNQRFSITNQLEGIEEDHLALVVDNFDVNTITSFLNPDEPFLKGRANGSIVIERPLEDIGLLADFSIKDLVALDIPLGTLSLDADSQNLKEYEFGLRIKDGLIDAAIDGQLRSDDLASLLSLKVDIQSIDLKLMEILSDGELSAATGKLSGQLKASGSTDDLDYTGFLKLDQARFTVSSINAEFAFPDEQVDITRNFLEFKDFTMKDALGSNFLVNGKVFTEDYSNVGFDLTLNTKGFQLLNSTRADNDLFFGKANIDLDMKVTGPLSLPKMDVIFALNRGSEITFIVPEDQLDMQERDGVVLMVNRKDPYDIYYQRELDLYTQGAQGFDVRANIKVDPNFVFNLIVDERTGDNLKLQGEADLNMLMDSNGNISLSGKYEVKQGHYELNLFGLVNRRFLLGEGSSVTWTGDPLDANLDLTAIYNVRTSAAELMQAQLSGTDASTRGQFRQVLPFMVYLNIKGELMSPEISFRLDMPENEQGVFGGNVYAAVNQLNEKEDELTKQVFALLVLNQFFPSMGSDGSTGGSVNLARSSVSQVLSTQLNALSDKLFGNSGFSLDFDLDSFTDFQNGGPQDRTQLNVAAKQTLLDNRMVISVGGQVDVEGGNREQVNQGDALFGDVSVEYLLDERSQWRAKAFRRNQFESVIDGQLIVTGIALIFNKEFNEFAELWKRRSQESQKTPEEIKLERDAQLKEEEKE